The following coding sequences are from one Campylobacter sp. RM16187 window:
- a CDS encoding beta-ketoacyl-ACP synthase, producing MLRRVFVTGIGMVSAFGKSWSDIKHKFQAEKNAVMYMGEWDKFVDLNTRLAAPIINYEHPKEWDRKQLRSLGIVSRYSVEAAGAVLRDAGLIDDESIKDGRLGVACGSSTGSTDSIRSMAQLLINGSSDCNANTYIKMMPHTTAANIALFYSLKGRIIPTSSACTSGSHAIGYAYESIKYGMIDMMLAGGAEELCPSEAYVFDTLYATSVKNQTPELSPSPFDKDRDGLVLGEGAGILLLESEDSALKRGAKIYAEVVGFGSNCDGTHITRPQGETMKGAMILALKDANLNPKKIGYINAHATATKHGDIAESYATNELFGDKVAISSLKSYLGHTLGACGGLEAIFSIMMMNEEHFFPTINLKNIDSECARLNYLKEQTSIKTNFVMSNNFAFGGVNTSLIFKRID from the coding sequence GTGTTGAGAAGAGTTTTTGTAACCGGAATAGGAATGGTAAGCGCCTTTGGTAAGAGCTGGAGTGATATAAAACATAAATTTCAAGCTGAAAAAAATGCCGTAATGTATATGGGTGAATGGGATAAATTTGTAGATTTAAACACCAGATTAGCAGCGCCCATTATAAACTATGAACATCCAAAAGAGTGGGATAGAAAGCAGTTAAGAAGCTTAGGCATAGTATCAAGATATAGCGTAGAGGCTGCAGGAGCGGTGCTAAGAGATGCCGGGCTAATAGATGATGAGAGTATAAAAGACGGTAGATTGGGAGTAGCCTGCGGTAGCTCTACAGGATCCACTGACTCTATAAGATCTATGGCTCAGCTTTTGATAAACGGTTCGAGCGACTGTAATGCAAACACATATATAAAAATGATGCCTCATACTACGGCTGCCAATATTGCTTTGTTTTACTCTTTAAAAGGTCGAATCATACCCACTTCTTCAGCTTGTACCAGCGGCTCTCATGCGATTGGTTATGCTTATGAGAGTATAAAATATGGAATGATAGATATGATGCTGGCGGGTGGAGCAGAGGAGCTTTGTCCCAGTGAGGCTTATGTGTTTGATACTCTTTATGCTACAAGTGTTAAAAATCAGACTCCAGAACTGTCACCATCACCTTTTGACAAGGATCGTGATGGGCTAGTGCTAGGAGAGGGTGCAGGAATACTTTTGTTGGAGAGTGAAGATAGCGCATTAAAAAGAGGAGCTAAAATTTATGCCGAAGTTGTTGGATTTGGTTCAAACTGCGATGGCACGCACATAACTCGTCCTCAAGGTGAAACTATGAAGGGCGCGATGATTCTTGCTTTAAAAGACGCTAATTTAAATCCTAAAAAAATAGGTTATATAAATGCTCACGCTACCGCCACAAAACATGGAGATATAGCGGAGAGCTACGCTACAAACGAGCTTTTTGGAGATAAGGTAGCGATTAGTTCTTTAAAAAGCTATCTAGGTCATACTCTTGGAGCCTGCGGTGGACTTGAAGCGATATTTAGCATAATGATGATGAATGAAGAGCATTTTTTTCCTACTATAAATTTAAAGAATATAGATAGCGAGTGTGCCAGACTGAATTATTTAAAAGAGCAAACTTCTATCAAAACAAATTTTGTGATGAGTAATAACTTTGCATTCGGTGGAGTTAATACCTCTTTAATATTTAAAAGAATTGATTAG
- a CDS encoding lysophospholipid acyltransferase family protein: MIIVRLGNGTMNLKYLFKQLITGTLFAIFGLICMLGNMLFIPIVVFKLNKLKFIQNFARDTVWFSWKIFIEITRVFGYLDYKYKIKTKLGKNAQMIIANHPSLLDVVFLISRVRRANCVVKGELEKNIFLFAAIKACNYIPNTQNEELLQTAVDALKKGESLIIFPEGTRTEHEIIFHKAAAYMAVKGASEIIAIAINMHPRSLRKKEPWYKTPDVVIKYEFKELFGINLEDFQGQKPDPIRARELHLYMSEIYKEEFKDAKFNQ, encoded by the coding sequence GTGATAATAGTTCGACTTGGCAATGGGACTATGAACCTTAAGTATCTTTTTAAACAGCTAATTACCGGCACACTATTTGCTATTTTTGGGCTTATATGCATGCTTGGAAATATGCTTTTTATACCAATTGTGGTTTTTAAATTGAATAAGCTCAAGTTTATTCAAAATTTTGCCCGCGATACAGTTTGGTTCTCGTGGAAGATTTTTATAGAGATTACGAGAGTATTTGGCTATCTTGATTATAAATATAAGATAAAAACTAAGCTTGGAAAAAATGCCCAGATGATAATAGCGAATCATCCTTCGCTTTTAGATGTAGTATTTTTGATATCTAGAGTTAGGCGCGCAAATTGTGTTGTTAAAGGAGAACTTGAAAAAAATATATTTTTGTTTGCCGCTATAAAAGCTTGCAATTATATACCAAATACGCAAAATGAAGAGCTTTTACAAACAGCTGTAGATGCTCTGAAAAAAGGCGAGAGTCTAATAATATTTCCAGAGGGAACAAGAACCGAACATGAGATAATCTTTCATAAGGCGGCAGCCTATATGGCTGTTAAGGGAGCCAGTGAGATCATTGCAATAGCTATAAATATGCATCCAAGGAGTCTTAGAAAAAAAGAGCCTTGGTATAAGACACCAGATGTTGTGATAAAATACGAGTTCAAAGAGCTTTTTGGCATTAATTTGGAGGATTTTCAAGGTCAAAAACCAGATCCAATACGCGCTAGAGAGTTACATTTATATATGAGTGAAATTTACAAGGAGGAATTTAAAGATGCAAAATTTAATCAATGA
- a CDS encoding AMP-binding protein has product MREFSNKLQNFRFEDDDRNVYVNALKFAKKIKEDNIREIQIYLSDTFEFCVAFFGSMMAGLAPDILPKPIFSSDKRYVDSNNFASYIDADCNEEILLGEDCRFFLKTSGSSGESKRIEKKLLDMIAESTYLAKEFGFESDGIFFSSVSHQHMFGLTYKVFLPIILGAKVVSKEMNYPERILELDLKNHIFITSPVLLQALIKSPRSSEIRELKWIISAGSELKKTLREELTRLCNAKIVDIYGSTETGVVARNFGDGLRLFSAVKAKFDEREALGVSSPWCEFFQSNDWAEVSGDRLILKGRIDRIVKLNDKRVSLESIEKKLFESKILSDCYCEIHPNFKRLAALLVLNENGIRKFRRYGKKSIVAELSNILKNEFKNSVRYFKIVDSLPRNSQGKFAKHEFANVLFRSICPKWEHKILEDGKSKFSSVMSAELEIFTNHFPNLPLIPGFMQLDFVFELARSIGIDLSGASRIENLKYIKFVRPNDRLDIFIEKKENRVYFEIFCNDEKCSMGRVVY; this is encoded by the coding sequence ATGAGAGAATTTAGTAATAAGTTGCAAAACTTCAGATTTGAAGATGATGATAGAAACGTATATGTAAATGCATTGAAGTTTGCAAAAAAGATAAAAGAAGATAATATAAGAGAGATTCAAATTTATCTAAGTGATACATTTGAATTTTGCGTAGCATTTTTTGGCTCTATGATGGCGGGACTTGCACCAGATATTTTACCAAAGCCAATTTTTAGTAGTGATAAGCGCTACGTGGATAGTAATAATTTTGCCAGCTATATTGATGCTGATTGCAATGAAGAGATTTTGCTTGGCGAGGATTGCAGATTTTTTCTAAAGACTTCCGGCTCAAGCGGAGAGAGTAAAAGGATAGAAAAAAAACTCTTAGATATGATAGCCGAATCAACTTATTTGGCTAAAGAATTTGGCTTTGAGAGTGATGGTATATTTTTCTCAAGCGTCTCTCATCAGCATATGTTTGGGCTTACATATAAGGTCTTTTTGCCAATCATTCTTGGCGCAAAAGTGGTTTCTAAAGAGATGAACTATCCGGAGAGGATACTTGAATTAGATCTGAAAAATCATATATTTATTACCAGTCCAGTGTTGCTTCAAGCGCTAATTAAAAGCCCAAGATCAAGCGAAATAAGAGAGTTAAAGTGGATAATAAGTGCGGGATCTGAGCTAAAAAAAACGCTTAGAGAGGAGTTAACTAGACTTTGTAATGCAAAGATAGTCGACATATACGGCAGCACAGAGACAGGTGTAGTGGCTAGAAATTTTGGTGATGGACTTAGATTGTTTAGTGCTGTTAAAGCCAAATTTGACGAGCGAGAAGCTCTTGGCGTAAGCTCTCCTTGGTGCGAGTTTTTTCAAAGTAACGACTGGGCAGAAGTAAGCGGTGACAGACTTATATTAAAAGGAAGGATAGATCGCATAGTAAAGCTAAACGATAAGCGCGTAAGTCTGGAGAGTATCGAGAAAAAGCTATTTGAAAGCAAGATTTTAAGCGATTGCTACTGCGAAATACATCCGAATTTTAAGCGTCTAGCCGCACTTTTGGTATTAAATGAAAACGGGATACGTAAATTTAGACGATATGGTAAAAAGAGTATAGTAGCAGAGCTTTCAAATATCCTTAAAAACGAGTTTAAAAATAGTGTTAGATATTTTAAGATAGTTGATAGTCTGCCTAGAAATTCTCAAGGTAAATTTGCAAAACATGAGTTTGCAAATGTTTTGTTTAGAAGTATTTGTCCAAAATGGGAGCATAAGATATTAGAAGATGGCAAGAGTAAATTTAGCTCTGTTATGAGTGCGGAGCTTGAAATTTTCACCAATCATTTTCCCAATTTACCTCTAATTCCTGGTTTTATGCAGCTTGATTTTGTTTTTGAGCTGGCAAGGTCAATAGGTATAGATTTAAGCGGTGCGTCAAGGATAGAGAATCTAAAATATATCAAATTTGTTCGTCCAAACGATAGACTTGATATATTTATAGAGAAAAAAGAGAATAGAGTATATTTTGAAATTTTTTGCAATGATGAAAAATGTTCTATGGGTAGAGTTGTTTATTAG
- a CDS encoding excinuclease ABC subunit A produces MNKFFTAIAILALGVGLSARDEVLYFSIDNLLTSPKAIRVLNPNIKFSFGSGSKGQILQKGLMANKKTNAFNKSDQEACEWAFLSALKTFQERAVREGGTKVINITGYYKKQPFDSKTQFQCGAGALMAGVTLRGDIAK; encoded by the coding sequence ATGAATAAATTTTTTACAGCAATTGCTATTTTGGCATTAGGAGTCGGTTTGAGTGCGCGTGATGAAGTGCTTTATTTTTCTATAGATAATCTTTTAACTTCGCCGAAGGCCATAAGAGTGCTAAATCCTAATATAAAATTTAGCTTTGGTTCCGGAAGCAAGGGGCAAATATTACAAAAAGGTTTAATGGCTAACAAGAAGACAAATGCTTTTAATAAAAGCGATCAAGAGGCTTGTGAGTGGGCGTTTTTATCAGCTCTTAAAACTTTTCAGGAAAGAGCCGTAAGAGAGGGCGGAACTAAGGTGATAAATATTACAGGATATTATAAAAAACAGCCTTTTGATTCAAAAACTCAGTTTCAGTGTGGTGCCGGCGCTTTGATGGCAGGAGTAACTTTAAGAGGTGATATAGCTAAGTAA
- a CDS encoding acyl carrier protein, translating into MTRDEIFKILKDALTELFEIEEDRIKPETLIYEDLQIDSIDAIDMIDYIKRKTGYRLMPEDFKSVKTLDDIVKAVAKKFEA; encoded by the coding sequence ATGACAAGAGATGAGATTTTTAAAATTTTAAAAGATGCCTTGACGGAACTTTTTGAGATAGAAGAGGATAGGATAAAGCCTGAGACGCTTATATATGAAGATTTACAGATAGATAGCATAGACGCTATAGATATGATAGATTATATCAAGAGAAAGACGGGATATAGGCTCATGCCAGAGGATTTTAAGAGCGTAAAAACTCTTGATGACATTGTAAAAGCGGTGGCTAAGAAATTTGAAGCTTAG
- a CDS encoding beta-ketoacyl synthase chain length factor, which yields MNLSFGINFFDAIVFDDFEDTTLLRYNRGFEISHIPPLERRRLSKAAKCAFDLTKEFKTLDIPVVFSSYAGEINRCFELEKTLAANELMSPTSFSLSVHNALSSLLSISMKNNSEISAISAFAPLEYALIEASLYFNEGVDKVLVIAYHEAIKQSYYMENSASCMAALIVSKGENLRLAKLKKQSKNDENLLIRFLQNFDPSKKSSWQSSDNSSTWQWDYEP from the coding sequence ATGAATTTAAGCTTTGGTATAAATTTTTTTGACGCTATTGTTTTTGATGATTTTGAAGATACTACTCTTTTAAGATATAATAGGGGTTTTGAAATTTCACATATTCCTCCACTTGAAAGACGCAGATTAAGCAAGGCTGCAAAATGTGCATTTGATCTGACGAAGGAGTTTAAAACTCTTGATATTCCGGTAGTTTTTAGCTCATACGCAGGAGAGATAAATAGATGCTTTGAGCTAGAAAAAACTCTTGCCGCAAATGAGCTTATGTCCCCTACATCTTTTTCTTTGTCGGTTCATAACGCGCTTTCTTCACTGCTTAGTATAAGCATGAAAAACAATAGTGAAATTTCGGCCATCTCAGCCTTTGCACCTCTTGAATATGCTTTAATTGAAGCTAGTTTGTACTTTAACGAAGGTGTCGATAAAGTGCTTGTAATAGCATATCATGAAGCTATCAAGCAAAGTTATTATATGGAGAATTCAGCCTCTTGTATGGCGGCACTTATAGTTAGTAAGGGTGAAAATTTAAGACTGGCTAAACTAAAAAAACAGAGTAAAAATGATGAAAATTTACTGATCAGATTTTTACAAAATTTTGATCCATCTAAAAAATCATCTTGGCAAAGTAGTGATAATAGTTCGACTTGGCAATGGGACTATGAACCTTAA
- a CDS encoding DNA gyrase subunit B — protein MKLRTLKFILTIFSVIYPFALFFASGLSIWILCLLGILWAIRGIFESGNFKYICFFIAVFFMLCMIFRGTNLAFLYPVLMSLLFLAIFANSLRNEALITKIARLKEPNLDQNGVIYTRQLTKIWCVFFVINGVIAYVLSLMEDKIYWSLYSGVISYMIMGVLFGGEILYRKIVLKI, from the coding sequence TTGAAGCTTAGGACGCTTAAATTTATCCTGACAATATTTAGCGTAATTTATCCATTTGCTCTTTTTTTCGCAAGCGGTTTAAGTATATGGATACTTTGTCTGCTCGGGATTTTATGGGCGATTAGAGGAATTTTTGAAAGCGGAAATTTTAAATATATCTGCTTTTTTATAGCTGTTTTTTTTATGCTTTGTATGATTTTTAGAGGAACTAATCTAGCCTTTTTGTATCCGGTTTTAATGAGTCTTTTGTTTTTGGCTATCTTTGCAAATAGCCTAAGAAATGAAGCCTTAATAACTAAGATAGCAAGGCTAAAAGAGCCAAATTTAGATCAAAATGGCGTAATATACACAAGACAGCTAACTAAAATTTGGTGTGTATTTTTTGTAATAAACGGCGTAATCGCATATGTATTGTCTTTGATGGAAGATAAAATTTATTGGAGCCTTTATAGTGGAGTGATATCTTATATGATAATGGGAGTGTTATTTGGCGGAGAAATTTTATATAGAAAGATTGTTTTAAAAATATGA
- a CDS encoding ApeP family dehydratase, with amino-acid sequence MSISDHLPHASKIVMIDEVVEFGAGKIKTRSVITENNSFLREGRVEMYKAIEIMAQALGIYDSKIRELRGEKSGLGFLLGSRKFEIFIPFLSVGDEIEVVSICSIQDDSGFGVYDCELYVNGILGSKASLNVISPDDDFLQKVLND; translated from the coding sequence TTGAGTATATCAGATCATCTTCCTCATGCTTCAAAGATTGTTATGATAGATGAAGTTGTTGAATTTGGCGCAGGAAAAATTAAGACAAGAAGTGTTATTACAGAAAATAATAGTTTTTTAAGAGAGGGTAGGGTTGAAATGTATAAGGCTATTGAGATTATGGCTCAAGCCCTTGGCATATACGATTCTAAAATTCGTGAATTAAGAGGAGAGAAATCGGGACTCGGGTTTTTATTGGGAAGTAGAAAATTTGAGATATTTATCCCTTTTTTGAGCGTTGGGGACGAGATAGAAGTAGTATCTATTTGCTCAATTCAGGACGATAGTGGCTTTGGAGTTTATGATTGCGAGCTTTATGTCAATGGAATACTTGGTTCAAAGGCTAGTTTAAACGTAATAAGTCCTGATGATGATTTTTTGCAAAAGGTATTAAATGACTAA
- a CDS encoding phosphopantetheine-binding protein yields MQNLINEIKELIIDSLNLEDMKPGDIDESAPLFNDGLGLDSVDALELGLAVQKRYGLILDSKAENLKEIFYSVETLARYIFENRK; encoded by the coding sequence ATGCAAAATTTAATCAATGAGATAAAAGAGCTGATTATCGATAGCTTAAATTTAGAGGATATGAAGCCTGGTGATATAGACGAGAGTGCTCCGCTTTTTAATGATGGCTTAGGACTTGATAGTGTCGATGCTTTAGAACTTGGACTTGCGGTTCAAAAGAGATACGGACTTATACTTGACTCAAAAGCAGAAAATTTAAAAGAGATTTTTTATAGCGTTGAAACGCTTGCAAGATATATTTTTGAAAACAGGAAGTAA
- the fabG gene encoding 3-oxoacyl-ACP reductase FabG — protein MTKRVLVTGSSRGIGEAVARRLKKAGYDVVLHGRSESEKLINLQNELNLKSLIFDVSDIDSARYNIQKDIEANGVYYGVVLNAGITRDNTFAAIEEDDWFDVIDTNLNSFYNVLKPIILPMVRTRKPARIVAISSVSGIIGNRGQVNYSASKAGIIGAVKALAIELASRNITVNCVAPGLIETDMTDENLPMDEILKMIPAKRAGRADEVSPLIEFLLSEDAAYITRQVIGVNGGLC, from the coding sequence ATGACTAAGAGAGTGTTGGTTACCGGTTCTAGTAGAGGTATTGGCGAGGCAGTGGCAAGAAGGCTAAAAAAAGCCGGATATGATGTGGTTTTGCACGGACGAAGTGAAAGTGAGAAATTAATAAATTTACAAAACGAATTAAATTTAAAGAGCTTAATTTTTGATGTTAGTGATATCGATAGTGCAAGATATAATATCCAAAAAGATATAGAGGCTAACGGTGTTTATTATGGCGTAGTTTTAAATGCCGGAATTACGCGTGATAATACTTTTGCGGCAATCGAGGAAGATGATTGGTTTGATGTGATAGATACTAATTTAAATAGTTTTTATAATGTTTTAAAACCTATTATTTTGCCTATGGTTCGCACAAGAAAACCTGCTCGCATAGTAGCTATTAGCTCAGTTTCTGGTATCATAGGTAACCGTGGGCAGGTTAATTATTCTGCTAGCAAAGCAGGTATAATAGGTGCCGTAAAGGCTTTAGCCATAGAGCTTGCATCAAGAAATATTACCGTTAACTGCGTGGCGCCCGGACTAATAGAGACTGATATGACGGATGAAAATTTGCCTATGGATGAAATTTTAAAGATGATTCCTGCAAAAAGAGCAGGTAGGGCCGATGAAGTCTCACCTTTGATAGAATTTTTACTAAGCGAAGATGCGGCATATATTACCAGGCAGGTTATTGGGGTAAACGGAGGATTGTGTTGA
- a CDS encoding beta-ketoacyl synthase N-terminal-like domain-containing protein — MIYISRPSIISAAGKNSDENIVNLQSGKRFLNVSSSYREDKKFILGMLTASLANFNKDTPEHFKTRTNSLVLTALDDINDIILRAIKKYGKNRIGVVIGATTSGVEENYETFKEYAKTGFFDAKKFNISRNTLVNPSEFIAYYYGLNSVIFSISTACTSGVKAIMQAKRLIEANICDAVICGGVDSLNTLTINGFDSLGILSERETNPFSKNRDGINIGEGAALFLVSRDEISNVVVASEYSNCDAFHTTQPDFSAKMQTICVKSALDRAKLSSVDYINLHGTGTIANDQVEAKVVHDIMPNVPSSSIKPSIGHTLGAAGAIESAVCVILCQNDESILPPHIYDGNYDDSICPINLVKFGQKAVVKSAMSLSFAFGGDNAAIIFRRLN, encoded by the coding sequence TTGATATACATAAGTAGGCCTTCGATCATTAGTGCAGCAGGCAAAAATAGTGATGAAAACATAGTAAATTTACAAAGCGGTAAGAGATTTTTAAATGTGAGCAGTAGTTATAGAGAGGATAAAAAATTTATTTTAGGTATGCTTACTGCTTCTCTTGCAAATTTTAATAAAGATACGCCAGAACATTTTAAAACACGTACAAATTCGTTGGTATTAACTGCTCTTGACGACATAAACGATATTATATTAAGAGCTATTAAAAAATATGGTAAAAATAGAATTGGTGTGGTTATAGGTGCTACGACTAGTGGAGTAGAAGAAAATTACGAGACTTTTAAAGAGTATGCTAAGACGGGATTTTTTGATGCTAAGAAATTTAATATTAGTCGTAATACACTTGTGAATCCATCCGAGTTTATAGCTTATTACTATGGCTTAAATTCTGTTATATTTTCAATATCTACTGCTTGCACATCCGGAGTTAAGGCTATAATGCAAGCAAAAAGGCTTATAGAGGCCAATATTTGCGATGCAGTGATTTGCGGTGGTGTGGATAGCTTAAATACGCTTACGATAAACGGATTTGATTCGCTTGGAATTTTAAGTGAAAGAGAAACTAATCCTTTTTCAAAAAATCGCGACGGTATTAATATAGGAGAGGGTGCAGCTCTTTTTTTAGTAAGTAGGGATGAAATTTCAAATGTAGTAGTTGCTTCTGAGTATTCAAACTGTGATGCATTTCATACTACACAGCCGGATTTTAGTGCTAAAATGCAGACTATTTGCGTTAAAAGTGCACTTGATAGAGCTAAATTATCAAGTGTGGATTATATAAATCTGCATGGTACCGGCACTATAGCCAATGATCAGGTGGAGGCTAAAGTAGTGCATGATATAATGCCAAATGTTCCGTCAAGTTCCATCAAGCCATCCATAGGGCACACACTGGGTGCCGCCGGTGCGATAGAAAGTGCCGTTTGTGTTATTCTTTGTCAAAATGATGAGAGTATTTTGCCACCTCATATTTATGATGGAAATTATGATGATAGCATTTGTCCAATAAATCTAGTAAAATTTGGACAAAAGGCAGTAGTTAAATCCGCAATGTCATTATCTTTTGCATTTGGTGGAGATAACGCAGCTATAATTTTTAGGAGATTAAATTGA